Below is a genomic region from Paenibacillus rhizovicinus.
GCGCAAATTATTTTATTGCCCGTCCTGCCAGAAGGAAGGGTAACCGGTCATGCGAGCCGGCGTTCATGTATCCACGCGTGGCGGCTATCGGGAAGCGGCGAGAAGGGCCGCTGCCTATGGCGCGCAAGCCTATCAATATTTCCCTAAGAACCCAAGAAGCCTGGCGGTAAAATCATTCGATCGCAGCGAAGCGATTCGCTGCGCCGAGTATTGTGCCGCGCGTGGCATCGTATCGATCGCGCATTCTCCTTATCCGACGAACGTGGCTTCGGAAGATGCCGAGCATCGCGCGCGTACCGTGCTTTCCCTGCTGAACGACCTGGAAATCGCCGAGGCGTGCGGATCGCTCGGCGTTGTCGTTCATTTCGGCGTTTATAAAGGTCCGGACCCGCTCGAAGGGTATCGGAATTCGGTCATCACGCTGAGCGCGGTCGCGAAGCAATGGCACGGCAAAGCGAAGCTGCTGATCGAGAACCAGGCCGGCGAACACACATTCATGGGCACGACGATGGAAGAACTGGCGCAGATCCGCGGCTTATGCGCCGACGCCGATAAAATCGGCTTTTGCCTGGACACCTGCCATTTGTTCGCGAGCGGCGTGTGGGACGGGAGTCCGAATGGGCCTTGGATGGAGAAAGCGATCGAGCTTGGCGTCATCGGAAATCTCGCGGCGATTCATTTGAATGATTCCGTTTATCCAAGCGGGGAGAAGCGGGACAGGCATGCGGTCATCGGCGAAGGATATATCGGGGAAGCAGGTTTGACGTGGCTGCTGCGGCACCCGCTGCTGGCGAACACGCCATTCGTATTGGAAACGCCTTCGGGGAACGACGGCACGCATAAGGGACAATTGGAACTTATCCGGCGTATGGGAGGCTCGTCAATCGTATGATTAATGTCTATTTGGATGATTACAGGCCGTGCCCGCATGGGTTCGTTCTTGCCAAGTCAGCGGCGGAATGCATCCTGCTGCTGGAGCATG
It encodes:
- a CDS encoding deoxyribonuclease IV; its protein translation is MRAGVHVSTRGGYREAARRAAAYGAQAYQYFPKNPRSLAVKSFDRSEAIRCAEYCAARGIVSIAHSPYPTNVASEDAEHRARTVLSLLNDLEIAEACGSLGVVVHFGVYKGPDPLEGYRNSVITLSAVAKQWHGKAKLLIENQAGEHTFMGTTMEELAQIRGLCADADKIGFCLDTCHLFASGVWDGSPNGPWMEKAIELGVIGNLAAIHLNDSVYPSGEKRDRHAVIGEGYIGEAGLTWLLRHPLLANTPFVLETPSGNDGTHKGQLELIRRMGGSSIV